From the Candidatus Binatia bacterium genome, one window contains:
- a CDS encoding vegetative protein, whose product MGKGICRVEGCNGEVQGKRYCAKHYRLWRKGRMPKPRYKTCNAEGCRKRQERRGLCAEHFAKEYGKQEAREASA is encoded by the coding sequence ATGGGAAAAGGAATCTGCCGCGTAGAAGGATGTAATGGCGAGGTACAAGGGAAGCGCTACTGCGCCAAGCACTACCGCTTGTGGCGAAAAGGCCGCATGCCCAAGCCCCGCTACAAAACTTGCAACGCTGAAGGCTGCCGCAAGCGCCAAGAGCGGCGCGGCCTGTGCGCAGAACACTTCGCCAAGGAGTACGGAAAACAAGAAGCCCGCGAAGCGAGCGCCTGA
- a CDS encoding class I fructose-bisphosphate aldolase, translating into MTERVREILSWYRSENPGVLTNIARLLNHGRLGGTGKLVILPVDQGFEHGPARSFAPNPPAYDPRYHFELAIEAGCNAYAAPLGFLEAGAAEFAGEIPLILKLNNSDTLYTGTDPCPAVTGSVDDALRLGCVAIGFTIYPGSAARNEMYGQLRALAEEAKRKGLAVVVWSYPRGSGLSKAGETAVDVVAYAAQIAAQLGAHLIKVKPPTAHLEQDSARKVYEKERIPIETLADRVRHVVQSAFNGRRIVIFSGGEAKETSAILDEIRAIRDGGGFGSIIGRNSFQRPRREAIEFLHTVMDIYAGKVK; encoded by the coding sequence ATGACCGAGCGCGTGCGCGAGATCCTCAGTTGGTATCGAAGCGAGAACCCAGGAGTCCTCACGAATATCGCCCGTTTGTTGAATCACGGGCGGTTGGGCGGCACTGGGAAACTGGTGATTTTGCCCGTCGATCAGGGCTTCGAGCACGGGCCGGCGCGCAGTTTTGCACCCAATCCCCCGGCCTATGACCCGCGGTATCACTTTGAATTGGCCATCGAGGCTGGATGCAATGCGTACGCTGCTCCTTTGGGTTTCCTAGAAGCTGGGGCAGCGGAGTTTGCGGGGGAAATTCCCCTGATCCTCAAGTTGAACAACTCGGATACGCTGTACACCGGGACGGATCCTTGCCCGGCTGTGACTGGTAGCGTGGACGATGCGTTGCGGCTTGGCTGTGTTGCCATTGGGTTCACGATTTACCCTGGTTCGGCGGCGCGCAACGAGATGTATGGCCAACTGCGGGCCTTGGCCGAGGAAGCGAAACGGAAAGGGTTGGCGGTGGTGGTGTGGTCGTATCCTCGCGGGTCGGGCTTGAGCAAGGCCGGCGAGACTGCCGTGGATGTGGTCGCCTATGCTGCGCAAATTGCGGCGCAACTCGGGGCGCACCTGATCAAAGTGAAACCCCCGACAGCTCACCTCGAGCAAGACTCGGCCCGCAAGGTGTACGAGAAGGAGCGGATCCCCATCGAGACCTTGGCCGACCGTGTACGGCACGTCGTGCAGAGTGCGTTCAATGGGCGGCGGATTGTCATTTTCTCGGGAGGCGAGGCCAAGGAAACCAGCGCCATTCTGGATGAAATTCGCGCCATTCGTGATGGCGGCGGGTTTGGCTCCATCATCGGCCGGAACTCGTTCCAGCGGCCACGCCGTGAGGCGATCGAGTTTCTGCACACGGTGATGGACATTTATGCGGGCAAGGTGAAGTAA
- a CDS encoding FG-GAP-like repeat-containing protein produces MRCTVHSFLALVAVGVFGAGSLSAQVSFIPGEQRQVPNGPTYVTGGDFNGDGINDVVVSSTVRDRVSVLFGSPTGIFLSALEIPVGTLLRGVAVGDFNGDNINDIAVTDPNVGKLFIIRGEGSNGRNDGRFAAPQPFDVTRRGPVWVATGYFDSDNRTRLDAATANGAADSFTVLVNQGGNRGLNRVGTFPVSPNANPRVILAHDLNGDRFDDLILLNTGTRGTDEVSVFLNTGTGSFAGVVGQRFVVGTDAIGMTKGDFNNDGRIDLAVVNRDLQSTNQFSISILIGGESPRFRVLPPLRLSCPSRINGVAVVCTPQDIASADFDLDTRQDLAVSFSTRSADNNSVTAGFVNVYAGLGDGRFEFATQVIVGLGPRRLAAMDFTGDAIPDIAVAEFSNNSVRVLRAREIPPRPNGAACTVGRQCESGACVNNTCCSTPSCPEGERCDILPPRATTLDGVCRPPAPNGSRCTLGAQCESGRCVDGFCCASASCPEGQFCNTGTCGPPAGNGTPCSGPEQCASGFCTDGVCCSDPLCAVNAACNIPGSEGVCTTRLPPGSPCTDAAQCCTSVDDPTQCDPSYCIDGFCCERQCTSSETCGAPGREGLCVPKPTATPTPIFTPTPLPIGFPCTSDARCISGFCTDGVCCRERLCPAGQSCGVPGFAGTCQLKQATGSPCDSNDDCETGFCRPTGGGAGVCDIPPPTPTPTRVPPGGPCSDTSQCDSFFFCNTVEGGVCCNQNECPAGQSCRVPGQAGFCQPIPPTPTPRRGLGEACSRADQCESGFCVQNVCCEVEQCEDPGERCDITGFRGFCVPPFDVGEVCQKNSDCITNLCLAGFCQAPPTAPPTPPTPLPATPTPEIVTRVDRSGGCHVAPADSGNSWWLLVSIAALTWIRRQRSARWR; encoded by the coding sequence ATGAGGTGTACAGTCCATAGTTTTCTCGCACTCGTTGCGGTTGGGGTATTTGGAGCAGGTTCACTCTCAGCGCAGGTTTCCTTCATTCCTGGAGAGCAACGGCAGGTTCCAAACGGCCCGACCTATGTCACAGGTGGGGACTTCAACGGCGACGGGATCAATGACGTCGTGGTATCCAGCACGGTACGCGACCGGGTGTCGGTGCTGTTTGGCAGCCCGACGGGAATTTTTCTCTCTGCTCTCGAGATTCCCGTGGGTACGCTGCTGCGCGGCGTCGCTGTTGGTGACTTCAACGGGGACAATATCAACGATATTGCCGTGACGGACCCGAACGTCGGTAAGCTGTTTATCATTCGCGGTGAGGGGAGCAACGGCCGAAACGATGGCCGCTTTGCCGCTCCTCAGCCGTTCGACGTGACGCGACGGGGACCGGTGTGGGTCGCCACAGGATACTTCGATAGCGACAATCGCACGCGGCTGGATGCGGCAACGGCAAACGGCGCGGCAGACTCCTTTACGGTTCTGGTCAATCAGGGTGGAAATCGCGGATTGAATCGCGTCGGCACCTTCCCAGTCAGCCCGAATGCCAACCCACGGGTAATCTTGGCTCACGACCTAAACGGCGACCGTTTCGACGACCTCATCTTGCTCAATACTGGGACGAGGGGAACGGACGAGGTGTCGGTGTTTCTCAACACCGGAACGGGATCGTTCGCCGGTGTGGTGGGGCAACGTTTCGTCGTTGGCACCGACGCCATTGGCATGACCAAGGGCGACTTCAATAACGACGGGCGGATCGATCTGGCGGTTGTGAACCGCGATCTGCAGTCGACGAACCAATTCTCGATCTCGATCCTAATCGGTGGCGAGAGCCCGCGATTCCGGGTGTTGCCGCCGCTGCGTTTGTCATGCCCCTCACGGATTAACGGCGTCGCCGTTGTTTGTACGCCTCAAGACATTGCCTCAGCCGACTTCGATTTGGACACTCGGCAGGACTTGGCTGTGTCTTTCAGCACCCGCTCGGCTGACAATAATTCCGTGACAGCCGGTTTCGTGAATGTTTACGCCGGCTTGGGGGACGGGCGGTTCGAATTTGCGACGCAAGTGATTGTTGGCCTCGGCCCGCGACGTCTTGCCGCTATGGATTTTACCGGAGATGCCATCCCTGACATTGCGGTTGCTGAGTTTTCTAACAACTCCGTGCGTGTGCTGCGGGCGCGCGAAATTCCGCCACGGCCGAATGGCGCCGCCTGTACAGTAGGGCGACAGTGTGAATCCGGTGCCTGCGTGAACAATACCTGCTGCAGCACGCCGAGCTGCCCGGAAGGCGAGCGCTGCGATATTCTGCCGCCGCGGGCGACGACCTTGGACGGTGTGTGCCGGCCGCCGGCTCCTAACGGCAGCCGTTGCACATTAGGAGCTCAGTGTGAATCTGGCCGCTGTGTCGATGGCTTCTGCTGTGCTTCTGCGTCCTGCCCTGAAGGCCAATTTTGCAACACGGGTACATGCGGGCCCCCGGCGGGCAACGGTACACCGTGTTCCGGTCCGGAACAGTGCGCTTCTGGCTTCTGTACCGACGGCGTGTGTTGTTCCGATCCTCTGTGCGCAGTCAACGCTGCTTGCAATATTCCGGGCTCGGAAGGTGTTTGTACCACGCGGCTGCCGCCAGGAAGTCCCTGCACGGACGCTGCGCAGTGTTGCACGAGCGTGGACGACCCAACGCAGTGCGACCCGTCCTACTGCATCGATGGATTCTGCTGCGAGCGCCAGTGCACGAGCAGCGAGACGTGCGGTGCCCCCGGACGGGAGGGCCTGTGCGTGCCGAAGCCGACAGCAACGCCGACTCCGATTTTCACACCTACACCGCTGCCCATTGGCTTCCCTTGCACCTCCGATGCGCGTTGCATCAGCGGCTTCTGCACCGACGGTGTGTGCTGTCGCGAGCGATTATGCCCGGCTGGGCAGTCTTGCGGAGTTCCCGGGTTTGCCGGAACGTGCCAGTTGAAGCAGGCAACCGGCTCTCCGTGTGACAGTAACGACGACTGTGAAACTGGCTTTTGCCGACCCACCGGAGGTGGAGCAGGCGTGTGCGATATTCCGCCGCCAACGCCGACACCGACACGTGTGCCACCCGGTGGCCCGTGCTCGGATACTTCACAGTGCGACTCCTTCTTCTTCTGTAACACCGTCGAGGGTGGGGTGTGCTGCAACCAAAACGAGTGTCCGGCAGGCCAATCCTGTCGCGTTCCTGGGCAAGCCGGTTTCTGCCAGCCGATTCCGCCAACCCCCACGCCGCGCCGCGGTCTGGGCGAGGCGTGCTCGCGGGCAGATCAGTGCGAATCTGGCTTCTGCGTGCAAAACGTTTGCTGCGAGGTCGAGCAGTGCGAGGATCCAGGTGAGCGGTGTGATATCACAGGATTCCGCGGATTCTGCGTCCCGCCCTTTGACGTCGGTGAGGTCTGTCAAAAGAATTCCGACTGCATCACGAATCTCTGTCTAGCCGGATTCTGCCAGGCGCCGCCAACCGCTCCACCAACGCCACCGACTCCTTTGCCAGCGACCCCAACCCCAGAGATCGTGACTCGGGTCGACCGCAGCGGCGGCTGTCACGTCGCCCCAGCCGACAGCGGCAACTCCTGGTGGTTGCTCGTGAGCATCGCTGCACTCACCTGGATACGGCGGCAGCGCTCAGCGCGTTGGCGCTAG
- a CDS encoding acyl-CoA dehydrogenase family protein, with the protein MFSFEMSPEQREMKELARKFAAEEIIPIAAKCDETETFPVEVCRKAWELGLMNLEVPKEYGGPGLGVLDTILILEELNYGCAGITNALAANGLAAVPLIKAGSEEQKKKYLGMLAHEFTFAAFCTTEPGAGSDVAGMSTTYRRVGDDFVINGVKHFISNGSMAHWYTVFATRDRNLRHQGISCFVLPADTPGIRRRRMHGKLGQRAADTAEVVFEEVVVPKSALVGEEGQGFKLAMQTFDHTRPEIGAIAIGISQRALDEAKKYALERQAFGQPIANFQAIQFMLADMAIEIEAMRLLTYKAAWLLDQGAGAPIVSSYAKAFGADACMRITTDAVQIFGGYGYMREYPVEKLMRDAKLLQIYEGTSQIQRVVIARNLLKS; encoded by the coding sequence ATGTTTTCATTCGAAATGAGCCCTGAGCAACGCGAAATGAAGGAGCTCGCACGGAAATTTGCGGCGGAGGAAATCATCCCGATTGCCGCAAAGTGCGACGAAACGGAAACGTTTCCTGTAGAGGTATGCCGTAAAGCTTGGGAACTGGGCTTGATGAACCTGGAAGTGCCCAAAGAGTACGGCGGACCAGGCCTCGGCGTGCTCGATACAATCCTGATCCTCGAGGAGCTGAACTACGGCTGCGCGGGCATTACCAACGCACTGGCCGCCAATGGCTTGGCCGCGGTGCCGCTCATCAAAGCGGGCAGCGAGGAACAAAAGAAAAAGTACTTGGGCATGCTGGCTCACGAATTTACCTTCGCCGCTTTTTGCACCACAGAACCGGGCGCTGGCTCCGATGTGGCGGGAATGTCGACAACCTATCGACGCGTTGGGGATGACTTCGTGATCAATGGCGTCAAACACTTCATTTCCAATGGCTCCATGGCCCACTGGTACACGGTGTTTGCTACCCGTGACCGTAATCTCCGCCACCAAGGCATTTCCTGCTTCGTCCTGCCGGCAGATACCCCAGGCATTCGTCGCCGCCGAATGCACGGGAAGCTCGGGCAACGCGCGGCCGACACTGCAGAGGTCGTATTCGAAGAGGTCGTGGTTCCCAAAAGCGCGCTCGTGGGCGAGGAGGGCCAGGGATTTAAGCTCGCCATGCAAACCTTCGATCACACCCGGCCAGAAATCGGGGCCATCGCTATCGGTATTTCTCAGCGAGCGCTCGACGAAGCCAAGAAGTACGCGCTCGAGCGCCAGGCGTTTGGACAGCCGATCGCGAATTTCCAGGCGATCCAGTTCATGCTTGCGGACATGGCAATCGAGATCGAGGCGATGCGCTTGCTTACGTACAAGGCGGCGTGGCTTCTCGATCAAGGAGCTGGAGCCCCCATCGTCTCCAGCTATGCGAAGGCATTTGGGGCCGATGCGTGCATGCGCATCACGACGGACGCGGTGCAAATCTTCGGAGGTTACGGCTACATGCGGGAATACCCCGTGGAGAAGCTCATGCGCGACGCGAAGTTGCTGCAAATTTACGAGGGGACTTCGCAAATCCAGCGGGTGGTCATCGCACGCAATCTTCTCAAGAGCTGA
- a CDS encoding cupin domain-containing protein, whose amino-acid sequence MAAQHKAPQRRRLRPNCHAVYELTAELLLVFKPQGHREGEHMHEYTQTLRVLAGALEVVVKGKPKRLTAQAAPLVIEAGAVHSTRALADTWVAVQRAQARLA is encoded by the coding sequence ATGGCCGCGCAGCATAAGGCACCACAACGGCGACGGCTCCGCCCGAATTGTCATGCGGTGTACGAGCTCACTGCCGAGCTGTTGCTGGTGTTTAAGCCTCAGGGGCACAGGGAGGGGGAGCACATGCACGAGTACACGCAAACGCTGCGTGTACTCGCGGGGGCGCTCGAGGTGGTCGTGAAGGGAAAACCAAAGCGGCTCACCGCGCAAGCGGCACCGTTGGTGATCGAGGCCGGAGCTGTGCACTCTACGCGCGCTTTGGCCGACACGTGGGTTGCGGTGCAGCGAGCGCAAGCCCGGCTTGCTTAG
- a CDS encoding histidine kinase produces the protein MSISVVKGQGPPLARTPDQTHAKESLFEPRLRSPSAPRPSPATVLGADPPRSAPSQVLQVSFLYLTGLAIGLHLALVHLYLWGSPRAFFFFLGATLLSCTVILGLWIWVLPRFANLRFPLRLAAQILTSAVAIAALSFLTVEANSFLFGGHSILNPYNGPDRTITIPASALRHAPVIYFLIPIVPTAILCVVGFNLHWWRILVMQARARALEDAAASAQLAALRAQIHPHFFFNSLNSIAQLIRIHPDQAERCVERLAEVFRYLLSRSGTEFVPLDEELRFAHAYLEIETARFGDELTVEWDVEPAARRQTVPSLILQPLVENAVKHGISKKIDGGTLVIRARVRERELQIEVEDTGVGITDDGRLYERGLGLRSVRDRLVRLYGERHAPEIDSVAGQGTTVRLRFPLQSHHEAAR, from the coding sequence ATGTCAATTTCCGTCGTCAAGGGACAAGGGCCGCCATTGGCGCGCACGCCGGATCAAACTCACGCAAAGGAGTCGCTTTTTGAGCCCCGGCTGCGGAGCCCGTCAGCCCCGCGGCCCTCGCCTGCAACAGTACTAGGGGCGGATCCGCCACGTTCTGCACCTTCGCAAGTTTTGCAAGTAAGCTTTTTGTATCTCACCGGCCTCGCCATTGGCCTCCATCTCGCGCTGGTCCACTTATACCTCTGGGGCTCACCACGAGCGTTTTTCTTTTTCCTTGGTGCCACACTGTTGTCATGCACGGTCATTCTCGGGTTGTGGATTTGGGTGTTACCGCGTTTTGCCAACCTGCGCTTTCCACTGCGATTGGCCGCACAAATTCTCACCTCCGCGGTTGCCATTGCGGCGCTATCGTTCCTCACTGTCGAAGCCAATTCCTTTCTCTTTGGCGGACACTCCATCTTGAATCCCTATAACGGGCCAGATCGTACGATCACCATTCCGGCGAGTGCACTGCGACACGCGCCCGTGATCTATTTCCTCATCCCCATCGTGCCTACCGCCATTCTCTGCGTCGTGGGCTTTAACCTCCATTGGTGGCGCATCCTGGTTATGCAAGCACGCGCTCGCGCATTGGAAGACGCAGCCGCCTCAGCCCAGCTCGCCGCACTACGGGCACAAATCCACCCGCACTTTTTTTTCAACAGCCTGAACTCCATCGCACAATTGATCCGCATCCATCCGGATCAAGCCGAGCGCTGCGTGGAGCGCTTGGCCGAGGTCTTTCGGTATTTACTTTCGCGCTCGGGTACGGAGTTCGTGCCGTTGGACGAGGAGTTACGCTTTGCCCACGCGTACTTGGAAATCGAAACGGCTCGTTTCGGCGACGAGCTCACCGTGGAATGGGACGTCGAACCTGCCGCACGGCGCCAGACGGTGCCGAGCCTCATTTTGCAACCGCTCGTGGAAAACGCAGTGAAACACGGCATTTCCAAAAAAATCGACGGGGGAACGCTGGTGATCCGTGCGCGTGTGCGCGAGCGCGAGCTCCAGATCGAAGTCGAAGACACGGGCGTGGGGATCACCGACGATGGCCGATTGTATGAACGCGGGCTCGGGCTCCGCAGTGTGCGGGATCGCTTGGTAAGACTTTACGGAGAACGGCACGCCCCGGAGATCGATTCGGTCGCAGGCCAAGGCACGACCGTGAGGCTGCGCTTTCCTTTGCAAAGCCATCATGAGGCAGCGCGATGA
- a CDS encoding NAD(P)-dependent glycerol-3-phosphate dehydrogenase, translated as MRVSVLGAGSFGTALAKLLCENGHEVRLWCRRTEHASEICARHENTLYLPGIPLPVTLQATADCNEAVRGAEMVVVAVPSHVVRKVMESTRAHLAEGAWVVSAVKGVEEESLLRMSQVLEEVLGTSYAHRIAVLSGPSFAKEVAAGKPTAVTTASRNLAAAKATQAAFQGSTFRVYTHDDVIGVELGGATKNVIAIAAGVSDGLGLGHSSRAALITRGVAEIARLVVRLGGSAQTVSGLSGVGDLVLTCTGDLSRNRSLGLRLGRGEPLEAILSSMHEVAEGVRNSISISELARKAGVEMPITEQVRLLLHEGKSALQVLNDLLRREAKPEFWS; from the coding sequence ATGCGGGTGAGTGTGCTCGGTGCGGGGAGCTTCGGCACGGCGCTAGCGAAGCTACTGTGCGAAAACGGGCACGAGGTGCGGCTATGGTGCCGCCGTACGGAGCATGCCAGCGAGATTTGTGCGCGGCACGAAAACACCCTTTACCTCCCCGGAATTCCTTTGCCTGTAACCCTCCAGGCGACAGCTGACTGCAACGAAGCGGTGCGCGGTGCCGAAATGGTCGTGGTCGCAGTGCCCTCCCATGTAGTGCGGAAGGTGATGGAGAGCACCCGGGCGCACCTCGCTGAAGGTGCGTGGGTGGTGAGCGCCGTGAAAGGCGTGGAAGAAGAAAGCCTGCTGCGAATGTCGCAAGTGCTTGAAGAAGTGCTGGGGACGAGCTACGCGCACCGCATTGCCGTGCTCTCCGGGCCGAGCTTCGCCAAGGAAGTTGCCGCCGGCAAACCGACGGCAGTCACCACCGCCAGCCGCAACCTGGCGGCCGCCAAAGCAACACAGGCGGCCTTTCAGGGCAGCACCTTTCGGGTGTACACCCACGACGATGTCATCGGCGTGGAACTCGGTGGCGCAACCAAGAATGTGATTGCCATCGCCGCCGGAGTGAGCGACGGCCTGGGTCTCGGACACAGTAGCCGAGCGGCGTTGATCACCCGTGGGGTGGCGGAAATTGCCCGGCTCGTGGTGCGTTTGGGCGGAAGCGCGCAAACCGTTTCTGGACTCTCTGGAGTCGGCGATCTCGTGCTGACCTGCACTGGCGACTTAAGCCGTAACCGCTCTCTCGGCTTGCGCCTCGGCCGCGGCGAGCCCTTGGAAGCGATCCTGAGCAGCATGCACGAAGTGGCGGAAGGCGTCCGAAATAGCATCAGCATTTCAGAACTCGCACGCAAAGCCGGCGTGGAAATGCCTATCACCGAGCAAGTGCGGCTGCTGCTGCACGAGGGGAAGTCTGCCCTGCAAGTCTTGAACGACCTACTGCGCCGCGAGGCAAAACCCGAGTTCTGGAGTTGA
- a CDS encoding LytTR family DNA-binding domain-containing protein, translating into MIRTLIVDDERLARERLQTFLRDFAEVEIVGTAKNGPQAIQAIDSLKPDVVFLDVQMPGVDGFGVLQAVRHRPQVVFATAYDQYAIRAFEVCAVDYLLKPISKERLAETMRRVRDRLVNQTAPPAIEEILAALEARERRYIQQVPAQRGRNIVVLSTEQILWFEVEDRIVFAYVDGDRFMTNFTLRELEERLDPNVFFRAHKSRLVNLKHVKAIVPWFGGRYKLVMKDQRGSELELSRAQTRSLRSRMHW; encoded by the coding sequence ATGATTCGGACCCTCATTGTCGACGATGAGCGTTTAGCACGGGAACGGTTGCAAACTTTTTTGCGCGACTTCGCAGAGGTGGAAATCGTCGGCACCGCCAAAAACGGCCCCCAAGCAATCCAGGCTATCGACAGCTTGAAGCCCGACGTTGTGTTCCTCGACGTGCAAATGCCGGGCGTGGATGGTTTCGGCGTGCTGCAAGCAGTGCGGCACCGCCCGCAAGTGGTGTTCGCCACTGCCTACGACCAATACGCGATTCGCGCGTTCGAAGTCTGTGCCGTAGACTACTTGCTCAAGCCCATTTCCAAAGAGCGCTTGGCGGAAACCATGCGGCGTGTCCGCGACCGACTCGTGAACCAAACCGCACCACCCGCGATCGAAGAGATTCTCGCCGCGCTGGAAGCCCGCGAGCGGCGGTACATCCAACAAGTGCCGGCGCAAAGGGGGCGCAACATCGTGGTCTTGTCCACCGAACAAATTCTCTGGTTCGAGGTCGAAGACCGGATCGTGTTCGCGTACGTCGACGGCGATCGCTTCATGACCAACTTTACCCTGCGAGAACTAGAAGAACGACTCGACCCCAACGTGTTCTTCCGCGCACACAAGTCGCGCTTAGTGAACCTCAAGCACGTCAAGGCAATCGTGCCGTGGTTCGGCGGCCGCTACAAGTTGGTGATGAAGGACCAGCGCGGCTCCGAACTTGAACTGAGCCGGGCGCAAACCCGTTCTCTCCGTTCGCGCATGCACTGGTAG
- a CDS encoding exonuclease domain-containing protein yields the protein MRDKIYAYLEQRPAGATAEELLELMFTHPGNDPEVRPYFVKLLLEPDPRFVWDTALNRWKLRKFDYLAQPFEECSFVIVDLETTGLTPDAGGIMEIGAVRVERGRVVRQFERLVRPSKRPPPFIVRLTGITWDMLRHQPAIAEVWDEFCAFVQDSVLVAHNASFDLSYLNLASQSLTGVRLTDTYLCTLKLARRLVPEIRKRGLDSLAEFFGISTERRHRALGDALITTEVLFHLFERAKARGLNRVDQLLAVQHEGRDGRPFFCPLPRSAVEELPASPGIYRFYDETGKLLYVGRAKDLRRRVSSYLSNSEHHSPKTLDLIRHIHSVRVERCPSELEAALREAEEIRRTKPPYNERSKHLPQVAYLKIGREQPFPRISITSRPHGKNVTLIGPLRSRLEAERLLKIWLRLYGLRTCRGELRPSPQNSPCFQGQTGLCAMPCAARIDAEGYRANVTSLLRDIASNGEQTRAYLIAERERMAQRERFEAAQRLNDDLLFFERLSARVGFLGWLHCHQNFLLLLPRSNDEAIDAYLLLGGELVARTAISHPAELEQWLREQAWGPRSVRGCAERVDATVILAAFLRDRKTDGGTLLRLPADKTWPATLMEEWRAACATLLRSPRLAPTR from the coding sequence ATGCGCGACAAGATTTACGCTTACCTCGAGCAACGTCCGGCAGGGGCCACAGCCGAGGAACTCCTCGAGCTTATGTTCACCCACCCAGGTAACGACCCGGAGGTTCGCCCGTACTTTGTGAAGCTCTTACTCGAACCCGACCCGCGGTTTGTTTGGGATACCGCGCTAAACCGCTGGAAACTCAGGAAATTCGACTACCTAGCTCAACCGTTCGAGGAGTGCTCGTTTGTGATCGTCGATCTGGAAACCACCGGTCTGACCCCGGATGCGGGTGGTATCATGGAGATCGGTGCCGTACGGGTAGAACGAGGGAGAGTCGTACGGCAATTTGAGCGCTTAGTTCGCCCGAGCAAGCGGCCACCCCCGTTTATCGTGCGCTTAACCGGCATCACCTGGGACATGTTGCGCCACCAACCCGCGATCGCCGAGGTGTGGGACGAGTTCTGTGCTTTCGTGCAGGACTCGGTGCTCGTCGCCCACAACGCGAGCTTCGACCTGAGCTATCTAAACCTTGCCTCGCAGTCGTTGACCGGCGTGCGCCTCACCGACACCTACTTGTGCACCTTGAAACTCGCTCGCCGCCTCGTTCCGGAGATCCGCAAGCGGGGGCTCGACAGCTTGGCTGAGTTCTTTGGCATCTCCACGGAACGCCGCCACCGCGCACTCGGGGATGCGCTGATCACAACCGAGGTTCTCTTCCATCTCTTCGAGCGAGCCAAGGCTCGCGGGCTCAATCGTGTCGACCAACTCCTCGCCGTGCAACATGAGGGGCGAGACGGCCGTCCTTTTTTCTGCCCCTTGCCGCGATCAGCGGTAGAGGAGCTACCTGCGAGTCCGGGCATTTATCGCTTTTACGACGAGACCGGCAAGCTGCTGTACGTCGGCCGCGCGAAGGACTTACGGCGCCGAGTGTCGTCGTACTTGAGCAACTCCGAGCACCACTCCCCCAAAACCCTCGACCTCATTCGACACATCCACAGTGTTCGAGTGGAACGGTGCCCCTCTGAACTCGAAGCGGCGTTACGCGAAGCAGAGGAGATTCGCCGCACCAAGCCTCCGTACAATGAGCGCTCCAAGCACCTGCCCCAAGTTGCTTACCTCAAAATAGGGCGAGAGCAGCCATTCCCTCGCATCTCGATCACATCGAGGCCCCACGGCAAAAACGTCACGCTCATTGGTCCTTTGCGCTCCCGGCTCGAAGCGGAACGCCTGCTGAAGATTTGGCTGCGCCTGTACGGTCTTCGGACCTGCCGTGGAGAACTTCGGCCGTCGCCGCAGAATTCCCCGTGTTTCCAAGGACAAACCGGCCTGTGCGCGATGCCATGCGCGGCACGAATCGACGCCGAAGGCTACCGCGCCAACGTGACCTCTCTGCTCCGTGACATCGCTTCAAATGGAGAACAGACGCGCGCCTACCTCATCGCGGAGCGGGAGCGCATGGCACAACGCGAACGCTTCGAGGCAGCGCAGCGCCTAAACGACGATTTGCTTTTCTTCGAACGCCTCAGCGCACGCGTTGGCTTTCTAGGCTGGCTGCACTGCCACCAGAATTTTTTGTTGCTCTTACCCCGCAGCAACGACGAGGCAATCGATGCCTATTTGCTGCTCGGGGGCGAGCTCGTGGCCCGCACAGCCATTTCCCACCCGGCCGAACTCGAGCAGTGGCTCCGCGAGCAAGCTTGGGGTCCGAGAAGTGTTCGTGGCTGCGCAGAGAGGGTCGACGCTACGGTCATCTTGGCGGCCTTCCTTCGCGATAGAAAAACCGATGGCGGAACCCTGTTGCGCCTCCCCGCAGACAAAACATGGCCCGCCACCCTCATGGAAGAGTGGCGGGCCGCATGCGCTACACTGCTCCGGTCGCCGCGACTAGCGCCAACGCGCTGA